A portion of the Chondrinema litorale genome contains these proteins:
- a CDS encoding YtxH domain-containing protein, whose protein sequence is MSNKGESFFAGVILGAAVGAVTALLFAPDKGKRTRKKLNRKVRELNDAMDEVYLKSKDSFTHLSEDVEDNINDLAKKGKKILAGK, encoded by the coding sequence ATGAGTAATAAAGGAGAATCGTTTTTTGCGGGTGTAATACTAGGTGCTGCTGTTGGTGCAGTTACTGCATTGTTGTTTGCTCCAGATAAAGGTAAAAGAACTAGAAAGAAACTGAACAGAAAGGTAAGAGAACTTAATGATGCTATGGATGAGGTTTACCTAAAAAGTAAAGATTCTTTTACTCATCTATCTGAAGATGTTGAAGATAACATAAATGATTTAGCTAAAAAAGGTAAAAAGATATTAGCTGGAAAATAA
- a CDS encoding glycerophosphodiester phosphodiesterase family protein: MINKFTLSLLVTLLSVFSCCAQQLDALIDEDKTITEFFKWTPEKEPLYSAHRGGPLVGYPENCLETFAHTVNLIPCILEIDISLTKDSVLVLMHDNSVDRTTTGTGKVGELTYAEIQNLSLVDNNGNKTNYKVPLLKDVLKWSKDKAILSLDVKRTVPFNKVIETVIEQDVTDNIMIIVYNIEDAKLVYSLAPELMMSVNIRNSFELEQFENTGIPFSNILAFTGTKESPKSIYKAIHDKGTYCIIGTMGNLDNKALAKGISVYHDLFKKGIDIISGDLPELATEAINTYKK; this comes from the coding sequence ATGATTAACAAGTTTACATTATCACTTCTTGTCACTTTGCTAAGTGTTTTTTCTTGTTGTGCTCAGCAATTAGATGCACTTATAGATGAGGACAAAACTATCACTGAGTTTTTTAAATGGACTCCAGAAAAAGAACCACTTTACAGCGCACATCGTGGTGGACCTTTAGTGGGTTATCCAGAAAACTGTCTAGAAACATTTGCGCATACAGTAAATCTTATTCCCTGCATCTTAGAAATAGATATAAGTTTAACTAAAGACAGTGTGCTTGTATTAATGCACGATAATTCTGTAGATAGAACTACAACCGGAACTGGCAAAGTAGGCGAGTTAACTTATGCTGAAATTCAAAACCTGTCTTTAGTAGATAACAATGGAAATAAAACAAATTATAAAGTACCATTGCTCAAAGATGTGTTAAAATGGTCGAAAGATAAGGCTATATTAAGCCTAGATGTAAAAAGAACTGTTCCATTTAATAAAGTGATAGAAACAGTAATAGAGCAAGATGTAACAGACAATATTATGATTATTGTATATAATATCGAAGATGCAAAACTTGTGTATAGCTTGGCTCCTGAGTTAATGATGTCTGTAAATATTAGAAATAGTTTTGAGTTAGAACAATTTGAAAATACTGGAATTCCATTTTCAAATATTTTGGCATTTACTGGTACAAAAGAATCTCCGAAAAGCATTTACAAAGCCATACATGATAAAGGTACTTATTGTATAATAGGCACTATGGGAAACCTTGATAATAAAGCATTAGCTAAGGGCATTTCTGTTTATCACGATTTATTTAAAAAGGGAATAGATATAATTTCAGGAGATTTACCAGAATTGGCAACAGAAGCGATAAATACCTATAAAAAGTAA